In Trichomycterus rosablanca isolate fTriRos1 chromosome 4, fTriRos1.hap1, whole genome shotgun sequence, one DNA window encodes the following:
- the arsj gene encoding arylsulfatase J produces MFLLGVLAGFCLCTAAASAYGRWTKNFRTTSNEIDKPGSQPHIIFIMVDDQGFRDVGYHGSEIKTPTLDWLAKNGVRLENYYVQPLCSPSRSQLMTGRYQIHTGLQHSIIRPTQPNCLPLENVTLPQKLKNAGYATHMVGKWHLGFYKRSCMPTQRGFDTFFGSLLGSGDYYSHYKCDSPGMCGYDLHEGEEAAWEQDHGIYSTHMYTQKAVNILASHNPKRPLFLYLSFQAVHSPLQVPARYVERYRSIPNPHRRKYAAMVSCLDEAMRNLTLALKRYGYYNNMVMVYSSDNGGQPLAGGSNWPLRGGKGTYWEGGIRAVGFVHSPLLAKRGTCKALMHITDWYPTLVTLGEGTLDENQNLDGYDVWESISEGRPSPRRDILHNIDPIYIKAKNGSWKAGYGIWNTAIQAALRVGDWKLLTGVPGHSDWVPPQTFSTVMFTNRLHNEHVRWDRGKSVWLFNITADPFERVDLSRHYPHIVRKMLLRLLQYNKTAVPCRYPPKDYRSNPQYNGGVWGPWYSDDNVEEEEHNNFLSNHLGRMKSKKKIKRKGTFKRKSVSF; encoded by the exons ATGTTCCTGCTCGGAGTGCTGGCCGGCTTCTGCCTCTGTACCGCCGCAGCCTCCGCTTACGGGAGATGGACGAAAAACTTCCGCACCACTTCCAACGAAATAGACAAACCCGGCTCTCAGCCgcacatcatcttcatcatggTGGACGATCAGGGCTTCAGGGACGTGGGCTATCACGGGTCCGAGATCAAGACTCCTACACTGGACTGGCTCGCAAAAAACGGAGTTCGACTAGAGAATTATTATGTGCAGCCGCTGTGCAGCCCGTCCCGCAGTCAGCTCATGACCGGCAG GTATCAAATTCACACTGGGCTCCAACACTCCATCATCCGCCCCACCCAACCCAACTGTCTGCCATTGGAGAATGTCACTCTCCCGCAAAAGCTGAAGAATGCAGGATATGCCACACACATGGTGGGCAAGTGGCATCTCGGATTCTACAAACGTAGCTGCATGCCTACGCAGCGTGGCTTTGACACCTTCTTCGGCTCTCTGCTGGGTAGTGGTGACTACTACAGCCACTACAAATGTGACAGCCCGGGTATGTGTGGTTATGACCTGCATGAAGGCGAGGAAGCTGCCTGGGAGCAAGACCATGGCATCTATTCCACCCATATGTACACTCAAAAGGCTGTAAACATTCTAGCTTCACACAATCCTAAACGGCCCCTCTTCCTGTACTTGTCATTTCAGGCAGTGCATTCTCCACTGCAGGTTCCAGCTCGCTATGTGGAGCGCTACAGGTCCATTCCGAATCCTCATCGCCGCAAGTATGCAGCCATGGTCAGCTGCTTAGATGAGGCTATGCGCAATTTAACTCTGGCACTGAAGCGCTACGGCTACTACAACAACATGGTCATGGTGTATTCTTCGGACAATGGGGGACAGCCTTTAGCAGGTGGCAGCAATTGGCCTCTAAGGGGTGGTAAAGGAACCTACTGGGAAGGAGGCATACGAGCTGTGGGTTTTGTTCATAGTCCCTTACTAGCAAAGAGGGGCACTTGCAAGGCTCTTATGCATATTACTGATTGGTACCCTACACTGGTAACACTTGGCGAAGGAACGTTGGATGAGAATCAGAATCTGGATGGCTATGATGTTTGGGAGTCCATCAGTGAAGGCCGTCCTTCTCCACGTCGAGACATTCTCCACAACATAGATCCCATCTACATCAAAGCTAAGAATGGCTCCTGGAAGGCAGGTTATGGTATATGGAACACAGCCATCCAGGCAGCTCTCCGTGTTGGGGATTGGAAGCTGCTAACAGGTGTTCCAGGCCACAGTGACTGGGTTCCACCACAGACCTTTTCCACTGTGATGTTTACTAATCGCCTGCACAACGAGCATGTTCGCTGGGATCGAGGAAAATCAGTGTGGCTCTTTAACATTACAGCCGACCCCTTCGAACGAGTGGACCTGTCGAGGCACTACCCACACATAGTGAGAAAGATGCTACTCAGGCTGTTGCAGTACAACAAGACAGCCGTGCCATGCCGCTATCCACCCAAGGATTATAGATCTAATCCTCAGTACAACGGAGGGGTCTGGGGACCATGGTACTCAGATGACAATGTAGAAGAAGAGGAACACAATAACTTTCTTTCCAATCATTTAGGAAGGATGAAAagtaagaagaaaataaaacgaAAAGGGACATTTAAGAGGAAAagtgtttctttttaa